The Parvularculales bacterium region CGAACCATACTCCGCCACGTTTAGCCAGATCCGGCGGTTTTGGAACTTCCGGAACGCCGAGTAACTTGTGGTAAAATTTTCGCGCCTGATCTTCCTCCCCCGCGGGCATTGCCAATTGCACATGATCTATTCCCTGAATATTCATCATCAGACTCCTTCCCGATTATTGAAATAAGCTGCTTTATTTGCAAAAAGTCGGCAGGCGGCTTTTTGGCCTCCTGCGGCAGGTCCGGCGGGCGGGGTGGACACGGTGAAGATAGCACACAGTGTGCTATAAAAATGGGGAAAGTGGTTGACATATGGTGGACCCCTTTGTCAAATACGCCATAAGGGTTTGACAAAGGCCCAAAAATGACACGAAACACCGCCATGACCGCCTTAAAACCAAAAAAAGATGATGATTCAAAAACCGGAGTGTTTTCCAAAATCGGAAATGCTCTTGCCGTCGTGTTGCGCCTCGACAGGGTGAACTCAAACGCTCAGAAATATTTGTCAAAACATGGCGCAAGCGAGCCGGCTGAGGCCAGAGCACCGGCTGTTATTGACCAGGACGGCGTTGATCCCGGTACTAACGACCCTGAGATTGCCGAACAAATGGCGGCGATGGAGGTTGTTATGCGTGACAAGCGTAATCTACTCAAAAGGCTGGCTGATACATAAAAACCAGCCGAATAAATAATTATGACTGAACCGAAATGGATTCGGCTTGAGGGTGTTCTTCTGGCCCACCGCAAGCTGATTGCCGAACAGGATGGCACAGGTGGTGTCCGCGATGAAGGATTGCTCGACTCAGCTCTGACAAAGCCCGAAAATTTGTACCATTACAGCGAACCTAAGCCCACTATGGCTGAACTTGCGGCGGCCTATGCTTTTGGTATTGTCCGCAACCATCCCTTTGTTGATGGCAACAAACGAACCGCTGTTACGGTATATGGCGGCTTTCTGATACTCAATAG contains the following coding sequences:
- a CDS encoding type II toxin-antitoxin system death-on-curing family toxin, with translation MTEPKWIRLEGVLLAHRKLIAEQDGTGGVRDEGLLDSALTKPENLYHYSEPKPTMAELAAAYAFGIVRNHPFVDGNKRTAVTVYGGFLILNRVELQAPEDEEYQTFLKLASGELTEKELALWISSHCQQ